The DNA segment ACACAGAGGCCGGAAATCTTATGACGCAAAATACTACTTACCGCATCGGAGAGAGGTGCATCGGGCGAAATAGTCACCGGATTTTTTGCCATATGGTCTTTGATATCAACAGAACCAAGCATAGATAACTCCTTTGGTACGCGAATACAGATCAGCGTTTGTTATTTATCATAACCGGATATTTAGCCTTGAGCTAATGCACATAGGTTATAAAAACGTGAATTTTAAAGTGCTTTATAGACTAATAGTTGCTGTTATTCCTCATCGGCCCTATCGTCACCAAAGAAATCAGACAGTGCATCCCGTTCCTCTTCGCTGACAGCCGCTTCGCTCTGGCCCATATCAAAGGTGCCATGGCAGACTTGGTTGCGGCCCTGCTGCTTGGCTTTATAGAGGCAGCGGTCGGCGCGCTCGATCAGCTGCTCAGGGGTATCTTCTTTTAGGGCGCTGTAGATTTCAACACCCAGGCTGGCGGTTAACCCAATATCCTCGCCATTGACCATCACGGGGGTGGTTTCTATCGCTGCACGTATCCGCTCCGCCACTTGAATACCCGTCATTAAATCCGTGGCGGGTAAAATCACGGCAAATTCTTCGCCACCATAGCGGCAAGGGATATCTAAACGGCGGGTGG comes from the Oceanicoccus sagamiensis genome and includes:
- a CDS encoding GGDEF domain-containing protein; the protein is MSGQTPTNDTADSSPICPVGESQCGVIDEVVALRGEVATLSEQVRTDTLTGLFNFRHFRQALDQEMERTRRTMQSTALVMVDLDYFKKVNDSWGHEVGNQALVSTAQLLRSTTRRLDIPCRYGGEEFAVILPATDLMTGIQVAERIRAAIETTPVMVNGEDIGLTASLGVEIYSALKEDTPEQLIERADRCLYKAKQQGRNQVCHGTFDMGQSEAAVSEEERDALSDFFGDDRADEE